The Pagrus major chromosome 5, Pma_NU_1.0 genomic sequence tttcacgaGAAACTTTTAAATGGAcaaggcagagtgtgtgtgtggagactgCACTGTCTCTAGTGTGCTCTGTGCGCCTGACAGCACAGCCGTGTCCACTGCagcaaatatttttcacttggctcaacacatgaaaaaagatatttttcacTTGGCTTGACACAAAGATATTTTTCAcccatgaaaaaatatatttttcacccatgaaaaaatatatttttcaccCATGAAAAAAGATGGTTCAACTCAaggaaaaaagatatttttcactcggctcgacacatgaaaaaagaatatttttcactcggctcgacacatgaaaaaaaaatgttttcatccgtgaaagaaacattttttcatccgtgaaaaaaacattttttcatccgtgaaaaaaacattttttcatccgtgaaaaaaaattttttcatccgtgaaaaaaacattttttcattcgtgaaaaaaacattttttcatccgtGAAAAGTGTGCggtgtgcgctgtctccagtgcgcggtgtgcgctgtctccagtgcgcagTGTGCGCCTGACAGTACAGCCGTGTCCACTGCAGCgaatatttttcactcggctcgacacatgaaaaaaacatttttttcacccgtgaaaaaaaacatttttatcacccgtgaaaaaaaatatttttcacgaGAAACTTTTAAATGGAcaaggcagagtgtgtgtgtggagactgCACTGTCTCTAGTGTGCTCTGTGCGCCTGACAGCACAGCCGTGTCCACTGCagcaaatatttttcacttggctcaacacatgaaaaaagatatttttcacTTGGCTTGACACAAAGATATTTTTCAcccatgaaaaaatatatttttcacccatgaaaaaatatatttttcaccCATGAAAAAAGATGGTTCAACTCAaggaaaaaagatatttttcactcggctcgacacatgaaaaaagaatatttttcactcggctcgacacatgaaaaaaaaatgttttcatccgtgaaagaaacattttttcatccgtgaaaaaaacattttttcatccgtgaaaaaaacattttttcatccgtgaaaaaaaatgttttcatccgtgaaaaaaacattttttcattcgtgaaaaaaacattttttcatccgtGAAAAGTGTGCGGTGTGCGCTGTCTCTAGTGCACggtgtgcgctgtctccagtgcgcggTGTGCATTGTCTCCAGTCCGCGTTGTGCAGTCTCCAGTGCGCAGTGTGCGCCTGACAGCCATGTCCACTGCagcaaatatttttcactcggctccacccgtgaaaaaatatatttttcacccgtgaaaaaagatatttttcacaTGTTAAGTAAGATATTTTTCTccagagaaaaaatatatttttcaccCATGAAAAAAGATGGTTCAACTCAaggaaaaaagatatttttcactcggctcgacacatgaaaaaagaatatttttcactcggctcgacacatgaaaaaaacattttttcattcatgaaaaaaatattttttcatccatGAAAAGTGCGCGGTGTGCGCTGTCTTTAGTGCATGGTGTGCGCTGTCTCTAGTGCATggtgtgcgctgtctccagtgcgcggTGTGCATTGTCTCCAGTGCGCGGTGTGCATTGTCTCCAGTGCACtgtgtgcgctgtctccagtgcgtggtgtgcgctgtctccagtgcgtGTTATGCAGTCTCCAGTGCACGGTGTCTCCAGTGCGCAGTGTGCGCCTGACAGTACAGCCGTGTCCACTGCAGCgaatatttttcactcggctcgacacatgaaaaaagaatatttttcactcggctcgacacatgaaaaaaaccttttttcgtccgtgaaaaaaacattttttcatccgtgaaaaaaaacatttttcacccgtgaaaaaaaaacatttttttcacccgtgaaaaaaaaacatttttttcacccgtgaaaaaaaaacatttttatcacccgtgaaaaaaaatatttttcacgaGAAACTTTTAAATGGAcaaggcagagtgtgtgtgtggagactgCACTGTCTCTAGTGTGCTCTGTGCGCCTGACAGCACAGCCGTGTCCACTGCAGCGAATATTTTTCACTTggctcaacacatgaaaaaagttatttttcacacatgaaaaaagttatttttcacacatgaaaaaagttatttttcacccatgaaaaaagatatttttcacTTGGCTTGACACAAAGATATTTTTCAcccatgaaaaaatatatttttcaccCATGAAAAAAGACATCTTGACCCGTGGAAAACAGTCTTTTTCACGTGAGCACGAGAAACGTTTGagtggagaaggcagagtgtgtgtgcggagTGTGTCTCCAGTGAGCAGTGTGCGCCTGACAGCCATGTCCACTGCagcaaatatttttcactcggctccacccttgaaaaaatatatttttcacccgtggaaaaatatatttttcacctgtgaaaaaagatatttttcacaTGTTAAGTAAGATATTTTTCTccagagaaaaaatatatttttccccCATGAAAAAAGATGGTTCAACTCAaggaaaaaagatatttttcactcggctcgacacatgaaaaaaaaaatttttcatctgtgaaaaaaacattttttcatccgtgaaaaaaacattttttcatccgtgaaaaaaacattttttcattcgTGAAAAGTGCACGGTGTGCGCTGTCTCTAGTGCGCggtgtgcgctgtctccagtgcgtGGTGTGCATTGTCTCCAGTGCGCggtgtgcgctgtctccagtgcgtGGTGTGCGCTgtctataaaaacattttttcattcatgaaaaaaatattttttcatccatGAAAAGTGCGCAGTGTGCGCTGTCTCTAGTGCGCGGTGTGCGCTGTTTCTAGTGCGTGGTGTGCGCTGTCTCTAGTGCGCggtgtgcgctgtctccagtgcacGTTGTGCATTGTCTCCAGTGCACagtgtgcgctgtctccagtgcgcagtgtgcgctgtctccagtgcgcgtTGTGCAGGCTCCAGTGCGCAGTGTGCGCCTGACAGTACAGCCGTGTCCACTGCAGCGAATATTTTTCAttcggctcgacacatgaaaaaaacattttttcatccgtgaaaaaaacattttttcacccgtgaaaacaaaacatttttatcacccgtgaaaaaaaatatttttcacgaGAAACTTTTAAATGGAcaaggcagagtgtgtgtgtggagactgCACTGTCTCTAGTGTGCTCTGTGCGCCTGACAGCACAGCCGTGTCCACTGCAGCGAATATTTTCACTTggctcaacacatgaaaaaagttatttttcaccCGGCTTGACACAAAGATATTTTTCAcccatgaaaaaatatatttttcaccCATGAAAAACAGTCTTTTTCACGTGAGCACGAGAAACGTTTGagtggagaaggcagagtgtgtgtgcagagactgcactgtctccagtgcgcaGTGTGCGCCTGACAGCCATGTCCACTGCagcaaatatttttcactcggctccaCCCgtgaaaaaagatatttttcacccgtgaaaaaagatatttttcacaTGTTAAGTAAGATATTTTTCTccagagaaaaaatatatttttcaccCATGAAAAAAGATGGTTCAactcaaagaaaaaagatatttttcactcggctcgacacatgaaaaaagaatattttttactcggctcgacacatgaaaaaaacatttttttcattcatgaaaaaaatgttttttcatccaTGAAAAGTGCACggtgtgcgctgtctccagtgcgcggTGTGcaaaaagatatttttctccagagaaaaaatatatttttcacccatgaaaaaagatggaaaaaagatatttttcactcggctcgacacatgaaaaaaacattttttcatccgtgaaaaaaacattttttcatccgtgaaaaaaacattttttcatccgtgaaaaaaacattttttcatccatGAAAAGTGCGCgtgtgaaatttttttttttcactcggctcgacacgaaaaaaaaaacattttcacatgtggaaaaaaatattttccactCGGCTcgttacatgaaaaaaaaaaatttcacctgtgaaagaaaattttttttcacttggctcaacacatgaaaaaaaaatgtttcacccataaaaaaaaaaattcaacttaGAAAAaggagcaccagaaaaaaaaaacacttctgcCTTGCACCTCAGGGCCTCCGCAGTCGGCTGAATATCGGATTAGATAttaagcatttttctgattattggaatcagtgtttattttatcCAATTACCAaccaaataaattaatttaaaatgcacTTCTTTGGCTGCAGCATACGATATACAGagtaactagtgactaaagttatcaaataaatgtagtggagtaaaatgtaaagtatttgccttcaaaatgttgtggagtggaaGGATACAGtttgtacagtacttgagtaaatgttcattccatcactgctgtgtaGAAACAATGGATAAAATAGTGTACAATTCCACTCGTACAAACAATGAcaacagtcattttaaaaaaaaaaaactttgataataaaatagaaatgaagaACACataacaatgtttaaaaaacttatttggtatttatttatttaacatatcTGAAACAACACTAGTCTTATTGCTTGTCATTCAGGAATGTGTAAGACACTAACATACACAAAGATGTTCAGTAAACTGTGTCCAAATGATCATAGTAGTAATAGCAGACTTAGTTTATAATGAAGACAGGCAACAAAATCACCTTACTGATCCGTGTTCAAGTCACTTGGATGTGTGTATTGTTGTGTTAAAGAGATTTCAAGTGGAATAAACAGTACAAGATGTGAATATAACTACACAGTGaatctcaaaacaaataaataaacatgcaaacaccaaaaagatgaaaaaatgtaacaatCTAAAAGTGTTTCAGAATGGTTGTCATTATGGTCCTGAAGAGGAGGCAGCTTATCAAAAAGAGGAAACCCTTTATTTAACTTCATATTTCTTCAAAGAGAGGCGCATGTGTCGATATATGTCAGTGAACACACGTGACTGAGGTCTGACTGGAGGTCTGCGCCCACTGCTGATCTTCTCATAAAGCATTGAAGAAGTTCTTCACCTGAagatgaaaaggaaaaggatTTACAATTAGTAAAACAGTTGGCAGCTAATTTTCTTTCAAGTGACCGATCCATTATTTGACTGATCGTTACCTTTTATCACAATGGAtcagaaacatgaaacaaatcagaaaacagaaatgtgtctgtgaGGCTCTCAAACAGAAAGAGGGGGCCCTCATGTGGTCATCGCTGGCACAGCAGCTGTTATGTCAAagtacaataaataaacataccTTTGTTATGAATTGCTCCCGCACCTCTGGGTCACTCTGAAACTCCACACTGGCATCGAGTTGTAGCACAGGTATCTGTTTCAACTTCTCAAAATGAAttctgaaaagagagagagccaagCTGTGTTACACTGACAACATCATGTCCTCAGACCACACGCTGCTGACTGTCATCTGTTCACGGCCGAGCGACAAACAGCCGAGAGGAAAGGCTTCTGAAGTGGTGATTGTTAAAcaggaataaaataaacacaactcACTCTGTGCTCTTCTCAACGAGCCACTTCTCGTGTTGATCATGCAGCTTCTCCAGATAATCCAGTTTCACTCCCTTCTCTTCTGATCTCCCCCGATGCTCCAGACGCTCCATACATTTCTGAGGGATAAGTacaatgttttttgttctttctttgtgAGGAAATACAGAACGTGTCAATGATTCTGCCTTTCTGATTCTGAGCGGCGTCATCTGGATTATCATTGTTTTTTGACAGTGGCACAGCCCTCGCAGACTTTCTGGGAACACGCTTCAAAATCTGTGACTTAAATGTGATTCCTGATGGAAATCTTCAGCTGATGAAACACCACTCCGAGAGACGACTTACAGGAATTGGGATCCACCATCTTTGTTAACGGAATAAATACCGAAAGTCTTAAATTAAGTAATAAacatataaagaaaatgtgtgtcaAACCCCGTTTTTTCTAATGTTTACTGGGGAAAAAACATGGCTTCATATCCCGAACAAATTCAAAAAAGGTCATTACAAAATTGTGCATAATATTAATCCCATCAATAAATACGTCTCAAGATTTGTTTATCAATGACAAATGTGAGTctaaaaataatgaagaaacaACGACACAACATAAATCCAAACTCTTAAAGTCTCGCCCATCGTTTGAACTCTTCAGGATGGAATTTGAGTTTATCCAAATTATAAACAATGAGAAATGTGCTGATACGGTCAGTATGCTACAAGGACGTCATGGAAATGTGTGCTATTTGCTTGTTGCCAcgttaaatgtactgtattgaGAAAAGAGCCGTGCCCTGTACGCTAATTATGTGAGTATGATGTCTATGTTCTCTGTGTATGTATTAATGTTATACTAAAAATAAAGCTGGAAAAAACAAAGTCTGTGACTGTGGACATTGggatttgtaaaaaaaaaaactgatgtttatacCTCTGGTGGGGCTCTGAGGTAGATGATgccctccagctccacctggtGTCCAAACTGCTCCACCAGGAGGGAGTGCCAGTCCTGGTAGACTATCCACTCTGTAGAGTTGATACAACCCAACTCAAACATGTTCAGGGCGAAGATGTACCTGACAGGACAGAAAAGGTCGAGTTCAATTTcccacaaataaaacaataaactatacatttttatattattctatttttgtCTTGCTTTGCCTTGTTTTTCCATTGTTTATCTATTAAATCAGTCACTGTTACTCCCTCTGCTTATGActcttgagctgttgtaacaagtgaatttccgGAAAAAACCGGAGTTCCCCTGACTTGATTTAAGTTTCTCTGTCCTGGCTCGCTCACCTGTCGCTGTAGACTGAGCGCTCATACACCTGGACAGGTGTTCCCTCTGAGCTGAGCAGGCGagctggaggaggctgcagctgcGTTCTCAGCCGGCTCATACAGGAATATGTCTGAAAGGTGTACGACCAGCGCTGAGGGTCCTGGTACATCATCTGCAGCAGGTTGCTGACTGTCGACTGGGGGGCGTCGTCTTTCTCCTGTCAAAGACACGAGCGGAGACGGTCAGCTTGGCCTCATTATTTTTACAAAAGGCATATAAAGTTCAGGAAATGTGCACAACCTTCTTGGTCCCGCTCTCAATGTTCTGCCACTTGCTGACGGGTTCTGCCATCACCTCCCAGTCTGGACAAGCTGACTGAAGGAGCCTCGCAAAGGTCGATTTTCCCACAGCTGGTATTTGAGAGGACATAATATCAAATGTTACCAACACTCAtagcttggcaaaaaaaaataataataataattttgttttgaacaACTGTGACTCAAGTCCTTTGGTCCAAGTTTTACCGAGCTGAAGTTAGTTTTCAGATGAACATTGGACAGACATTCACTCCGGAGACACCCAGTGGTGCCTCCTCCTCAGTTTCACCCGGTGCTGGCGGCAGGAGGACGGTTAGCTGCCTCCCAGAACCTCCAAAACAATGTTTCTTCATGCTGACTTGATGCTATTTgtgaaaattataataaaaaaattgatttcatgtcacatttcacACTTATTTTGATTGTGTCTTATTGTCttatttgatgtgtttgtgtatttattttgcaaaaatatttttataagaCAACAATCGCGTCATGTGACCCCAGTGACTCCAAGCCAAACTAAATGGGACAAATAAAGACACATCTCTTGTTATCACTATTATTTTGTATCACTACACAGGTCACACCAACATAGCAAAGTGGTTGTAGCAAActgaacaacatgtttttacagttttgtaaCTGTAAAATTCAAAATACGTATCTATAATAAAAAGAAGCCGTAAAAAGttataaaaacaggtgtgtcctATGTGGTATTTTGGTATTGATTTGGAGTCACTAGCTGTTGTCTTATACTAACACTAATATCATCAAGTCAGCAtgaagaaacattgtttttgtgtaaatcaaACCAACAACAGGGTAattcattgatttattgacGGTCCCTAAATCAGCCTCCAGAGCAGCGCGAGGCTCCGGGAGGCAGCTACccgtcctcctgctgccaacactggGGGAAACTGAGGAAGAGACGCCGCTGGGTGTCTCCGGAGCTAATGTCTGTCCAATATCCAGCTGAAAACTAACCCGTGTCCCTGCTGAGTATACTGTACTCACCGATGTTGCCCTCGATAGAAACCCTCTTCACTCGAGCTGGTCCGTCCACAGCAGAACCCGAGAGGCACCTTTTACCAGACGAACTGAGCCTCCCCGACTTATCGTCCATTATTACACCGACCTGCATCAAACCTGTTTGTCTCTTAAATTTACAAGCACGACTGAGCAGGACGAACCGACAGAGGGCGGACATCAGGACGGGATTGAGTCCAACTACACGCGGATACTCACAATTTGATGCCTGCTAATGTTGGAGGGGCTTTACATCACCCTGTGAGTTAGCCTCATGGCGGCTAGGCTAGCTAATCCCCTGCATGGCGGAGCTAACGTGAACTCTCGGTGTGAATAACCGGTTTTACAGCCTAACTGTGCAACTAttactacatttaaaaaacaccgATATATTGGCTGAATTGTCCCTTCAGTCCTCATACCTTTGTGTTTCGCATACGTGCTGCTGTTAAGAACAATTGTTAAGAGAAGTCCACAAGAAATGTAGCCGGAATGCTACAAACAGTAGCAGAAATAAATATCACTTCCGGGGTACAGTGTCGTgtactttcacaataaaagctggcagacgcagcaccgagagaaatgtttttttttttactgtgcagtcctgtagcccaagtgaagaggctatATAggtttccataatgtaggctagttgtcaacaattgatgagggtagatgctttaccttgccacttttattgttgttgttgttgttgttgttgttgttgttgcaatgtgatttgacaccgctttgatctataaataaagtcataattcaatatccctgtttcagtgattttataacgaggattaggaaatcaatgcagaaaagaatgcaggagtgtttccacgtcacattagatagcaatcatataacacatactgagaaattagtaagtgctatcagaggtgggtaataacgatttacatttacttcattacatttacttaagtaactttttggatgacttgtacttttaagagcataattatgaatacaataatgcagtatatatagaactgtaggctaactgtaacggattgcctttacattctgcataacattctctgtgtttgccaggtgcatgtacagtgaatttggtcaaaaGACCAAAATtcacatgcacctggtttcctctactattaatgctgaaaagacagagaatgtaacccctcccaatccagagttacagggtgcagggcctgccgaaaagtgactgcaccctgtaactctggattgggaggggttacattctctgtcttttcagcattaatagtagaggaaaccaggtgcatgtacggtgaatttggtcaatatcactccttgcaataaggacttacagggtgcagtcacttttcggcaggccctgccgaaaagtgactgcaccctgtaactctggattgggaggggttacattctctgtcttttcagcattaatagtagaggaaaccaggtgcatgtacagtgaatttggtcaatattactccttgcaatccagagttacagggtgcagtcatttttcggcaatgcctgccgaaaagtgactgcaccctgtaactctggattgggaggggttacattctctgtcttttcagcattaatagtagaggaaaccaggtgcatgtacagtgaatttggtcaatatcactccttgcaatccagagttacagggtgcagtcacttttcggcaggcattgccgaaaagtgactgcaccctgtaagtccttattgcaaggagtgatattgaccaaattcactgtacatgcacctggtttcctctactattaatgctgaaaagacagacaatgtaacccctcccaatccagagttacagggtgcagtcacttttcggcaggcattgccgaaaaatgactgcaccctgtaactctggattgcaaggagtaatattgaccaaattcactgtacatgcacctggtttcctctactattaatgctgaaaagacagagaatgtaacccctcccaatccagagttacagggtgcagtcacacagtgatattgaccaaattcactgtacgtgcacctggcaaacacagagaatgttatgcagaatgtaaaggcaatccgttacagttagcctacagttctatatatactgcattattgtattcataattatgctcttaaaagtacaagttatccaaaaagttacttaagtaaatgtaatgaagtaaatgtaaatcgttattacccacctctgatagcacttagACAGATGACGTCACTGAGGTCAATTGCTGTATATCTGtttaggaagaaaaaaaatgttcagcaagtgttttatttcttgGATTTTGAATTTGGTTTAAATTATAACAATGtgcatgaaaatgtcaaatataacAAAGAACATAATTTGCACTGTTTTCTCTTATTTGTATTTCTGAAAATATCTATTAACAGTCATAACATTTATCTGTAATAAAGGTGATTTAaacaaatgcaataaaaatgaattaaaccCAAAGCCATGCTGCTTTGTAAAGACATTTAATACaatgtaataatttaataaacCATCACTTGCTTATAATTCATATTTAGTTTGTAATGAAACACACAACCCCAGagaaacttttcatttaaaaactttttttatttgtttaaaaaagcaCAATCACACTTTGtaagacatttgaaaaaaacaatttacagTTATTTAACCATCCATCATAAAAAGTTTGAATATTCACAGCAAAGTCTGCTCAATTAGTTCTTAAATTACACTTTTATTCAAGCTTcaaaattttgaattttttttttttgctttaaatgcaAAAGTTCTGTGAAACCACTACAACAATTTATTTGTGGCAGCAAACAATTTTAGAAAGCAGTTTAATCACAGGCTAAAACACAGAGGATAGAAAAAGATTGATCTCCAGTGGTGATTTGATGTTCATCAAGCCCTGTTGTGTCAGCAGCGACTCAGTAGCTTGTGTTACGGATGCTGATCCTCTGAGCCGCCTCAATCCTGAAATCACTGACACCTGAGGGAGCAAAccagcattttttatt encodes the following:
- the dguok gene encoding deoxyguanosine kinase, mitochondrial; translation: MSALCRFVLLSRACKFKRQTGLMQVGVIMDDKSGRLSSSGKRCLSGSAVDGPARVKRVSIEGNIAVGKSTFARLLQSACPDWEVMAEPVSKWQNIESGTKKEKDDAPQSTVSNLLQMMYQDPQRWSYTFQTYSCMSRLRTQLQPPPARLLSSEGTPVQVYERSVYSDRYIFALNMFELGCINSTEWIVYQDWHSLLVEQFGHQVELEGIIYLRAPPEKCMERLEHRGRSEEKGVKLDYLEKLHDQHEKWLVEKSTEIHFEKLKQIPVLQLDASVEFQSDPEVREQFITKVKNFFNAL